From the genome of Magnetococcales bacterium:
CTTCAGCCAATGAAGATCCGTTGGCCCAGCGTCAATTCCAGGATTTGCTGGCGGTGATGGAGGAGACCACGAGCCTGGCTACCAAGACCAGGCTGAATGCGGATTTTGTCCCGGGCATGGTGACCGTTTTGCGCGGGGAAGATCTGGAACTGCGTGGCATCCACACCCTGAAGGAAGCCATGAATCTGGTGCCGGGAATTATTGAAAATGAAAGCAATTATACCATATCGGTCCGCGGGGTCGGCAACTGGTCAACCGGCAAGCTCAGACTGCTCGTCAATGATCTGCCTTTCACGGAAACCCTGACTGCCGGCAGCACGGCGATCTATTCCATGCCTGTGGAGATGATTGATCGTATTGAGGTTATTCGCGGGCCGGGATCTGCGGTCCACGGCGAGTATGCTTTCAGTGGGGTCGTCAATGTCATCACCCATCAGCAGGGGCGGCGGGTGTTTGCCGGTTATGGCAGTTTCAATACCGTGGCCGGTGGCGGTCGGTATGCCATATCTCAGGGGGATTGGTATGGCAACATCAATCTGGCGGGATGGGATTCGGATGGGACCCCGGCCTGGGTGGAAAAAGATACCCTGGCCGGTCTGGCCCCTTTCGGCATGGATAAAATATCGTTTGCACCTGGTTACACCAACGAAAGAATTCGCTCAGACATTGCCATCATGAAACTGGGTTACAAAAAAACCTCCCTGACCGCCCAGTTTACCCAGGTGGCAAACGGTGACGGGATGGGTCTGCTCAACATGCTTCCTGCCCAGGACAAGCGACTGACCACGGAAAATCGCAACCAGAACGTCGAAATCAGACATGAATTCGATCTCATGTCCAGATTGCCGGTGACGCTGAAAGCGGGTTATGCGGACTATATGCTGGATATTGATCGCACCTATTTTGCCCCCCCAGGTTTCAACCAGCAGCGTGCCGATCCGGCTGCCGATGGCAGCATGGTGGCGAGTACGCATGCCATGGAAAAAAAGTTCTATACAGGTATTTTCGGTGACTGGAAGGGTTGGGATCGGCACATCCTGTCCATGGGCGTGGATTGGGCCAGCATGGGTTTGGGGGATGTCAGGACCCTGAGCAACGTGAATCCCATGACGGGTGCGGCAACGTCTGCCATGCTGAGTTGGGGGCCTCAGTATGACTGGGTGTTGGAGGATCCTGGCCAGCGGCGCATTCTGGGTCTTCTGTTTCAAGAGCAATGGCAGGCCAGCGATACCTTGTCTGCAACCCTGGGGTTGCGTCATGACCGTTACAGCGATGTGGGCGAAAGCCTGGCCCCGCGTCTGGCCCTGGTCTACCATCCGGCAGGCAACCATATTTTCAAGGCCCAATACGGCACGGCGTTTCGTCCCCCGTCATTCATGGAACTGTATTCCAACAACATTGTGATGCGCTCCAACCCTGATATCAAACCGGAAACCATAAAAACCATTGATCTGGGCTATATCTATCGGGACGAAGAGAGCGTCGGTCGCCTCACCCTGTTTCATTCGGAACTGCGGGACATGATTGATTTGACACCCGGCGCAACCGGCAATACGCAACGTTTCGCCAATGTGGCGGACGTTGACCTGAATGGGGTGGAACTGGAACTGGAGAAAAAGCTGACCTCCAACCTCAAACTGGATGCCAACGTCTCCTACGTGACCACCCGGGACAAGGCCACTCGCCACGAACTTCCCGGTACTTCCAACTGGACCGGCAACCTGGGCATGATTTATCAGCCATTGCCGGACTATTCCCTGGCGTTGCAAACCCATTACAGAGGCCGTTGCAATCGGGCCATCAACGATCCCCGTGACAAGCTGGCAGGGGGAGGCACAGTCAATCTGACCGGCACCATTGCCAACCTGATCACTCCCGGCCTGACCTTCCGGGCCGGTATCAAAAATTTGCTTGATGCCGATATGCGTGAACCAAAGCCGGATATCGTCAAGGACTATGAGGCCCTGGGCATTCCCCCGTTTCCCGCCTATCCCAACGATTATCAGCGACCGGGTCTGGGATTGTGGGGCAGATTGGCCTACGAATTTTGAATGGTGTTCTGCAAGAGCCGTCCGCAACAGCAAAATTTTGTGGGCGCATTTTTGTTTGCATCCATCCGTGCCCGGTCCGGCATTTTGTGATA
Proteins encoded in this window:
- a CDS encoding TonB-dependent receptor, with protein sequence MQWAMHKKGLFALSMLCSGLLLPMDGLPDDQPPKDSQTVATAETTSANEDPLAQRQFQDLLAVMEETTSLATKTRLNADFVPGMVTVLRGEDLELRGIHTLKEAMNLVPGIIENESNYTISVRGVGNWSTGKLRLLVNDLPFTETLTAGSTAIYSMPVEMIDRIEVIRGPGSAVHGEYAFSGVVNVITHQQGRRVFAGYGSFNTVAGGGRYAISQGDWYGNINLAGWDSDGTPAWVEKDTLAGLAPFGMDKISFAPGYTNERIRSDIAIMKLGYKKTSLTAQFTQVANGDGMGLLNMLPAQDKRLTTENRNQNVEIRHEFDLMSRLPVTLKAGYADYMLDIDRTYFAPPGFNQQRADPAADGSMVASTHAMEKKFYTGIFGDWKGWDRHILSMGVDWASMGLGDVRTLSNVNPMTGAATSAMLSWGPQYDWVLEDPGQRRILGLLFQEQWQASDTLSATLGLRHDRYSDVGESLAPRLALVYHPAGNHIFKAQYGTAFRPPSFMELYSNNIVMRSNPDIKPETIKTIDLGYIYRDEESVGRLTLFHSELRDMIDLTPGATGNTQRFANVADVDLNGVELELEKKLTSNLKLDANVSYVTTRDKATRHELPGTSNWTGNLGMIYQPLPDYSLALQTHYRGRCNRAINDPRDKLAGGGTVNLTGTIANLITPGLTFRAGIKNLLDADMREPKPDIVKDYEALGIPPFPAYPNDYQRPGLGLWGRLAYEF